In Salinarimonas sp., a genomic segment contains:
- a CDS encoding cupin domain-containing protein, protein MRTDEIAGITPAGEGLEGVKWNILGQIYVPKNVTEHNFSWHATFPVGTFVPPHIHPTQDEYIYMLEGRFDLMLGGEEVVAQAGDLIRMPKGMPHGIFNKTDQPVKCLFWVTPTRKLYDLFWGIHNLPEQEPGAVVALSAQHEVEFLPPPPGA, encoded by the coding sequence ATGCGCACCGATGAGATCGCCGGGATCACGCCCGCCGGCGAGGGCCTGGAAGGGGTGAAGTGGAACATCCTCGGCCAGATCTACGTGCCGAAGAACGTCACCGAGCACAATTTCTCCTGGCACGCCACCTTCCCGGTCGGCACGTTCGTGCCGCCGCACATCCACCCGACCCAGGACGAGTACATCTACATGCTCGAGGGCCGCTTCGACCTGATGCTCGGCGGCGAGGAGGTGGTGGCGCAGGCGGGCGACCTGATCCGCATGCCCAAGGGCATGCCCCACGGCATCTTCAACAAGACCGACCAGCCGGTGAAGTGCCTGTTCTGGGTGACGCCGACCCGGAAGCTCTACGACCTGTTCTGGGGTATTCACAATCTGCCTGAGCAGGAGCCCGGCGCGGTGGTGGCGCTGTCCGCCCAGCACGAGGTGGAGTTCCTGCCGCCGCCTCCGGGGGCTTGA
- a CDS encoding IS110 family transposase: MTTPICGVDIGMERLDAALSGQENARKHLVVERTPEGVARLAEWCRAHRVRLVVLEATGGYERLVHRLLWAEGLPCAIANPRQVRHFAEAIGKLEKTDRIDAGVIADFGATGKLRPKAPDDAAQARLGELVTRRRQLVRDKVACQNRARLVEDEAVRASIERQIDFLREEVALFDREIAEQTRTAPLASALLDAFCEIKGVSTASAALVLADLPEIGLLTGKQAAKLTGTAPLAKDSATIAGKRSTRGGRASVRSGLYPIVTVLVRHNPDFAAKHAALKAKGKAPKSIRIALLRKLVVRLNAIARDVRKALAESQHNAVAA; the protein is encoded by the coding sequence GTGACGACACCGATTTGTGGAGTGGACATCGGCATGGAGCGGCTCGACGCCGCCCTGTCCGGACAGGAGAACGCGAGGAAGCACCTCGTCGTCGAACGAACGCCCGAAGGCGTCGCACGTCTCGCGGAATGGTGCCGCGCGCACCGCGTCCGCCTCGTCGTGCTGGAGGCCACCGGCGGGTACGAGCGCCTCGTCCACCGCCTGCTCTGGGCGGAAGGGCTGCCTTGCGCCATCGCCAACCCCCGCCAGGTCCGCCACTTCGCCGAGGCCATCGGCAAGCTCGAGAAGACCGATCGCATCGACGCCGGCGTCATCGCCGACTTTGGGGCGACGGGAAAGCTGCGCCCCAAGGCGCCGGACGACGCGGCGCAGGCCCGCCTCGGCGAGCTCGTCACGCGTCGACGCCAGCTCGTGCGCGACAAGGTCGCCTGCCAGAACCGCGCACGCCTGGTCGAGGACGAGGCCGTGCGCGCCTCCATCGAGCGCCAGATCGACTTCCTGCGCGAGGAGGTCGCTTTGTTCGATCGCGAGATCGCCGAGCAGACCCGCACCGCCCCGCTCGCCAGCGCACTGCTCGACGCCTTCTGCGAGATCAAGGGCGTCTCGACCGCCAGCGCCGCCCTCGTCCTCGCCGACCTGCCCGAGATCGGGCTCCTCACCGGCAAGCAGGCCGCCAAGCTCACGGGAACGGCTCCTCTCGCCAAGGACAGCGCCACCATCGCCGGCAAACGCTCCACCCGTGGCGGCCGCGCCAGCGTCCGATCCGGCCTGTACCCGATCGTCACCGTTCTCGTCCGCCACAACCCCGACTTCGCCGCCAAGCACGCCGCCCTCAAGGCCAAGGGAAAAGCGCCAAAATCCATCCGCATCGCTCTCCTGCGCAAGCTCGTCGTCCGCCTCAACGCCATCGCCAGAGACGTTCGAAAAGCCCTTGCCGAAAGCCAGCACAATGCCGTAGCCGCTTGA
- a CDS encoding TRAP transporter large permease: MSNVALGVLSFAVLLGLLVIRIPIGVAMAAVGAAGFVYLSGLTPFLAYLKQTPYEVFANYSLSVIPLFLLMGNFAARSGLSANLYKAANGFLGHYKGGLAMSSVGACAAFGTICGSSLATAATMGRVALPEMKKYGYSGALSTGSIAAGGTLGILIPPSVVLVIYAILTQQNIAKMFLAAAIPAVLAVIGFMIAVRVYLALSPESGPPSEAIPWRERLARLARVWPVVVIFLAVFVGMNGENLFGRALFTPTEGAAVGAFGTCLAALTYGHLRPSEVIAVLKDTAVQTAMIFLILLGADFYNAFLARTQMPMVAGDWVAGLGLAPVLVLLLIVAIYLLMGAMMDSLSMILLTIPIFFPIVMALDFGLTPEHTAIWFGIVVLIVVELGLITPPVGLNVYIINGLAKDVPMWETFKGASIFLAAEIVRVGLLIAFPVLTLWLVM, encoded by the coding sequence ATGTCGAACGTCGCGCTGGGCGTCCTCTCCTTCGCGGTCCTGCTCGGGCTCCTCGTGATCCGCATCCCGATCGGCGTCGCCATGGCGGCGGTGGGCGCGGCGGGCTTCGTCTATCTCTCGGGGCTCACCCCCTTCCTCGCCTACCTGAAGCAGACCCCCTACGAGGTCTTCGCCAACTACTCGCTCTCGGTGATCCCGCTCTTCCTGCTGATGGGGAACTTCGCGGCGCGCTCGGGGCTCTCGGCGAACCTCTACAAGGCGGCGAACGGCTTTCTCGGGCACTACAAGGGCGGGCTCGCGATGTCGTCGGTGGGCGCCTGCGCCGCCTTCGGCACGATCTGCGGCTCCTCCCTCGCGACCGCGGCCACGATGGGCCGCGTGGCGCTGCCCGAGATGAAGAAGTACGGCTATTCCGGCGCGCTCTCGACGGGGTCGATCGCGGCCGGCGGCACGCTCGGCATCCTGATCCCGCCCTCGGTCGTGCTCGTCATCTACGCGATCCTCACCCAGCAGAACATCGCCAAGATGTTCCTCGCAGCAGCGATCCCGGCGGTGCTCGCCGTGATCGGCTTCATGATCGCCGTGCGGGTCTATCTCGCGCTCTCGCCGGAGAGCGGCCCGCCCTCCGAGGCGATCCCGTGGCGCGAGCGCCTCGCGCGGCTCGCGCGGGTGTGGCCGGTCGTCGTGATCTTCCTCGCGGTGTTCGTCGGCATGAACGGCGAGAACCTGTTCGGCCGGGCGCTGTTCACGCCCACCGAGGGCGCGGCGGTCGGCGCTTTCGGCACCTGCCTCGCGGCGCTCACCTACGGCCACCTGCGCCCCTCCGAGGTGATCGCGGTCTTGAAGGACACCGCCGTTCAGACGGCGATGATCTTCCTCATCCTGCTCGGCGCCGACTTCTACAACGCCTTCCTCGCCCGCACCCAGATGCCGATGGTCGCCGGCGACTGGGTGGCCGGGCTCGGCCTCGCGCCGGTGCTCGTGCTCCTCCTCATCGTCGCCATCTACCTCCTGATGGGCGCGATGATGGATTCGCTCTCCATGATCCTCCTCACCATCCCGATCTTCTTCCCCATCGTGATGGCGCTCGATTTCGGCCTCACGCCCGAGCACACGGCGATCTGGTTCGGCATCGTGGTTCTGATCGTGGTGGAGCTCGGGCTGATAACACCGCCCGTGGGGCTCAACGTCTACATCATCAACGGCCTGGCGAAGGACGTGCCCATGTGGGAGACGTTCAAGGGCGCGTCGATCTTCCTCGCCGCGGAGATCGTCCGCGTGGGGCTCTTGATCGCGTTCCCGGTATTGACGCTGTGGCTGGTGATGTAG
- a CDS encoding TRAP transporter small permease subunit, with product MNATAKRPTAALTAVGILLERVSGAVAVLGGVALLGMIVVSVISIVGRSILPGLADLVGLEFRAASIPGDVELVQIGTGVAVFSFLPFCQLRRGNVIVDFFTAGARLRVRAALDLVGNLIFTALAALIAWRLVYGLQDKLAYNDTTMVLRLPEAYPFAYGVACAWLLAIVCAYTVWRSAEEVLTNRPIGPHDIAEH from the coding sequence TTGAACGCGACCGCGAAGCGGCCGACGGCGGCGCTCACCGCCGTCGGCATCCTCCTGGAGCGGGTCAGCGGCGCCGTCGCCGTGCTCGGCGGCGTCGCGCTGCTGGGCATGATCGTCGTCTCGGTGATCTCCATCGTCGGGCGCTCGATCCTGCCTGGCCTCGCCGATCTCGTCGGCCTCGAGTTCCGCGCGGCCTCGATTCCGGGAGACGTCGAGCTCGTGCAGATCGGCACGGGCGTCGCGGTGTTCTCCTTCCTGCCGTTCTGCCAGCTGCGGCGCGGCAACGTCATCGTCGACTTCTTCACGGCGGGCGCGCGGCTTCGCGTGCGCGCGGCGCTCGACCTCGTGGGCAACCTGATCTTCACGGCGCTCGCGGCGCTGATCGCCTGGCGGCTGGTCTACGGCCTCCAGGACAAGCTCGCCTACAACGACACGACCATGGTGCTGCGCCTGCCCGAGGCCTATCCCTTCGCCTACGGCGTCGCCTGCGCCTGGCTCCTCGCGATCGTGTGCGCCTATACCGTCTGGCGCTCGGCCGAGGAGGTCCTGACCAACCGCCCGATCGGGCCTCACGACATCGCCGAGCACTGA
- a CDS encoding TRAP transporter substrate-binding protein — protein MSTRFIKGFALAATAGAMSIATMSTSALAQEVTLRLHHFLPAASQAHQKWLEPWAEKVEADSEGRIDVQIFPAMQLGGRPPQLFDQARDGVVDIVWTLAGNTPGRFPSLEALELPFVPHATGEVTSAAAHEFYEENATEELSDVHVLAVFGHGHGNFYTREKTIVRPEDAEGMTIRVPNRVINQTLSNLGANPQGIPAPGVPEALSRGVVQGVVFPYEVVPALKVDELTDKVGAFTGDRSLYTAVFLFVMNKGAYEGLSDENKAVIDANSGLELATQIGAKWDEWDEIGKAAIMESGNEITYIEGDALEAWKAAGQPVIDAWVEEQNAAGRDGAALVQSAQDLVSEHEAALN, from the coding sequence ATGTCCACGCGCTTCATCAAGGGCTTCGCTCTCGCCGCCACGGCGGGCGCGATGTCCATCGCCACCATGTCCACCTCGGCGCTCGCCCAGGAAGTGACGCTGCGTCTCCACCACTTCCTCCCCGCCGCCTCGCAGGCGCACCAGAAGTGGCTCGAGCCCTGGGCCGAGAAGGTCGAGGCCGACTCGGAGGGCCGCATCGACGTCCAGATCTTCCCGGCCATGCAGCTCGGCGGCCGCCCGCCGCAGCTCTTCGATCAGGCCCGCGACGGCGTCGTCGACATCGTCTGGACGCTCGCCGGCAACACGCCCGGCCGCTTCCCCTCGCTCGAGGCGCTGGAGCTGCCCTTCGTCCCGCACGCCACGGGCGAGGTGACGAGCGCCGCCGCGCACGAGTTCTACGAAGAGAACGCGACGGAAGAGCTCTCCGACGTGCACGTCCTCGCCGTCTTCGGTCACGGCCACGGCAATTTCTACACCCGCGAGAAGACGATCGTGCGCCCCGAGGACGCCGAGGGCATGACCATCCGCGTGCCCAACCGCGTGATCAACCAGACGCTCTCGAATCTCGGCGCCAACCCGCAGGGCATCCCGGCCCCCGGCGTGCCGGAGGCGCTCTCGCGCGGCGTCGTCCAGGGCGTCGTCTTCCCCTACGAGGTGGTGCCCGCGCTCAAGGTCGACGAGCTCACCGACAAGGTCGGCGCCTTCACCGGCGACCGCTCGCTCTACACCGCCGTGTTCCTGTTCGTGATGAACAAGGGCGCCTACGAGGGCCTGTCCGACGAGAACAAGGCGGTGATCGACGCCAATTCCGGCCTGGAGCTCGCCACCCAGATCGGCGCCAAGTGGGACGAGTGGGACGAGATCGGCAAGGCCGCCATCATGGAGAGCGGCAACGAGATCACCTACATCGAGGGCGACGCGCTCGAGGCCTGGAAGGCGGCCGGCCAGCCGGTGATCGACGCCTGGGTCGAGGAGCAGAACGCCGCCGGCCGCGACGGCGCCGCCCTCGTCCAGTCGGCGCAGGACCTCGTGTCCGAGCACGAAGCCGCGCTGAACTGA
- a CDS encoding carboxymuconolactone decarboxylase family protein, translating to MKDDPRYDAGLATRKAVLGEVHVERSLAKAGAFAGPWQDFITRTAWNDVWNDETLPWKTRSIIVLTICTALHREEEFKLHVRPALKNGVTVAELRALLIQCAVYAGVPASNAAFRWVREVLGEEADALAQPGDG from the coding sequence ATGAAGGACGACCCCCGCTACGACGCCGGCCTCGCCACCCGAAAGGCCGTGCTCGGCGAGGTGCATGTCGAGCGCTCGCTCGCCAAGGCCGGCGCCTTCGCCGGGCCGTGGCAGGACTTCATCACCCGCACCGCCTGGAACGACGTCTGGAACGACGAGACCCTGCCCTGGAAGACGCGCTCGATCATCGTGCTGACGATCTGCACGGCGCTGCACCGGGAGGAGGAGTTCAAGCTCCACGTCCGCCCGGCGCTGAAGAACGGGGTCACCGTCGCGGAGCTGCGCGCGCTGCTGATCCAGTGCGCCGTCTATGCAGGCGTGCCGGCGTCGAACGCCGCCTTCCGCTGGGTACGCGAGGTTCTGGGCGAGGAGGCCGACGCCCTCGCGCAGCCGGGAGACGGTTGA
- a CDS encoding lyase family protein gives MTLSALDSALTGPLFSSAAMRAVFDDRARIADMLTVEAALARAQAGLGLAPTGLGDAVAAVSPDAFDLAALGRETAHAGVPSIPFLKALRAMLPADLAGDLHKGATTQDLLDTAQALALARAFALLAADLDATLAGLATLAERHARTPCAGRTYGQHATPVTFGFKAAVWAAGIADIAAELPAVRAGVCIASLAGPAGTLPAFGARAPEVADAFAREIGLAPAPIAAHARRAEVARAGTWLATLLGALAKMAGDIAHLASTEVGEAAEPHAPGRGGSSAMPHKRNPVSCTVILAAASAARGHAATLLEGMTAAHERPAGAWHAEWHALPTLFGLASGALREARTLAEGLVVDAAAMARNLDVTRGLLFADAAAAALASTLGAQAAEARVTAAADAVRTRGIGLRAALEEGGDLPAEALDRAFDLTPYVAAAAAFVPRALAQVEAARADLAEHGR, from the coding sequence ATGACGCTCTCCGCGCTCGATTCCGCGCTGACGGGGCCGCTCTTTTCGAGCGCGGCCATGCGCGCGGTCTTCGACGATCGGGCGCGGATCGCGGACATGCTCACTGTGGAGGCTGCGCTCGCCCGGGCGCAGGCCGGTCTCGGCCTCGCGCCCACGGGGCTCGGAGACGCCGTCGCGGCGGTCTCGCCGGACGCCTTCGACCTCGCCGCGCTCGGGCGCGAGACGGCGCATGCCGGCGTGCCCTCGATCCCCTTCCTGAAGGCGCTGCGGGCCATGCTCCCCGCGGATCTCGCCGGCGACCTGCACAAGGGCGCGACGACGCAGGACCTGCTCGACACCGCCCAGGCGCTGGCGCTCGCGCGCGCCTTCGCCCTCCTGGCCGCGGATCTCGACGCGACCCTCGCCGGCCTCGCGACCCTCGCCGAGCGCCACGCGCGCACGCCATGCGCCGGGCGCACCTACGGCCAGCACGCGACGCCGGTGACGTTCGGCTTCAAGGCCGCGGTCTGGGCCGCCGGGATCGCCGACATCGCGGCCGAGCTGCCGGCCGTCCGCGCAGGCGTCTGCATCGCCTCGCTCGCCGGCCCGGCGGGGACGCTCCCCGCCTTCGGCGCGCGCGCGCCGGAGGTGGCCGACGCCTTCGCCCGCGAGATCGGGCTCGCCCCCGCGCCGATCGCCGCCCATGCGCGGCGCGCGGAAGTGGCGCGGGCCGGGACCTGGCTCGCGACGCTTCTCGGGGCCCTGGCGAAGATGGCCGGCGATATCGCCCATCTCGCCTCGACCGAGGTGGGGGAGGCGGCCGAGCCCCACGCGCCCGGCCGCGGCGGCTCCTCCGCCATGCCGCACAAGCGCAACCCGGTCTCCTGCACGGTGATCCTCGCCGCGGCGAGCGCCGCCCGCGGTCACGCGGCGACGCTGCTCGAGGGCATGACCGCCGCCCACGAGCGCCCGGCCGGCGCCTGGCACGCCGAATGGCACGCGCTGCCGACGCTGTTCGGCCTCGCCTCGGGCGCGCTTCGCGAGGCGCGGACGCTCGCCGAGGGTCTCGTCGTCGACGCGGCGGCGATGGCGCGCAATCTGGATGTCACCCGCGGCCTCCTCTTCGCCGACGCCGCCGCCGCGGCGCTCGCGTCGACCCTCGGCGCGCAGGCGGCCGAGGCCCGGGTGACGGCCGCCGCCGACGCGGTGCGCACGCGCGGGATCGGCCTGCGCGCCGCGCTCGAGGAGGGCGGGGACCTCCCGGCCGAGGCGCTCGACCGCGCCTTCGATCTCACGCCGTACGTCGCCGCCGCCGCCGCCTTCGTCCCCCGCGCGCTGGCGCAGGTGGAGGCGGCGCGCGCGGACCTCGCGGAGCACGGGCGATGA
- the pobA gene encoding 4-hydroxybenzoate 3-monooxygenase: MAHRHVPAKKVQVGIIGAGPAGLLLAHLLHLAGISSVVIEAKSRKYVEERIRAGVLEQGTVDVLRETGIGARMDREGLLHHGTILKFAGEARRIDFQDLTGQAVMVYGQHEVVKDLIAARLESGGEIVFDVSDTRIDGIEGREPTVSYLKDGARHTLACDFVAGCDGFHGVSRAAIPADVLRVYERVYPFGWLGILAKSPPASEELIYANHERGFALLSMRSPEISRLYLQCPPDEEIANWPDERIWEELQVRLAGGEGWRLEEGPVIQKGVTAMRSFVAEPMRHGRLFLAGDAAHIVPPTGAKGMNLAVGDVRVLARGLEAFYRDGGEDGLAAYSDTCLRRIWKVQRFSWWMTQMLHTFDDASPFDRRRQLAELDYLTTSRAAATTLAENYVGLPMDWGPQ, translated from the coding sequence ATGGCCCACCGTCACGTCCCAGCGAAAAAGGTGCAGGTCGGCATCATCGGCGCGGGGCCCGCGGGCCTGCTGCTCGCCCACCTCCTCCACCTCGCGGGCATCTCGTCGGTCGTGATCGAGGCCAAGAGCCGCAAATACGTCGAGGAGCGCATCCGCGCCGGCGTGCTCGAGCAGGGCACGGTCGACGTCCTGCGCGAGACCGGAATCGGTGCGCGCATGGACCGGGAGGGCCTCCTCCACCACGGCACGATCCTGAAATTCGCCGGCGAGGCGCGCCGCATCGACTTCCAGGACCTCACCGGCCAGGCGGTGATGGTCTACGGCCAGCACGAGGTGGTGAAGGACCTCATCGCCGCGCGGCTCGAGTCCGGCGGCGAGATCGTCTTCGACGTCTCGGATACCCGCATCGACGGCATCGAGGGCCGCGAGCCGACGGTCTCGTACCTGAAGGACGGCGCGCGCCACACGCTCGCCTGCGACTTCGTCGCCGGTTGCGACGGCTTCCACGGCGTCTCCCGCGCGGCCATCCCGGCGGACGTGCTGCGGGTCTACGAGCGCGTCTACCCGTTCGGCTGGCTCGGCATCCTGGCGAAGTCGCCGCCGGCCTCCGAGGAGCTGATCTACGCCAATCACGAGCGCGGCTTCGCGCTCCTCTCGATGCGCTCGCCGGAGATCAGCCGGCTCTATCTCCAGTGCCCGCCCGACGAGGAGATCGCCAACTGGCCGGACGAGCGGATCTGGGAGGAGCTGCAGGTCCGCCTCGCCGGCGGCGAGGGCTGGCGGCTGGAGGAAGGGCCCGTGATCCAGAAGGGCGTCACCGCGATGCGCAGCTTCGTCGCCGAGCCGATGCGCCACGGCCGCCTCTTCCTCGCGGGCGACGCCGCGCATATCGTGCCGCCGACGGGGGCGAAAGGCATGAACCTCGCGGTGGGCGACGTGCGTGTCCTCGCGCGCGGGCTCGAGGCCTTCTACCGTGACGGCGGCGAGGACGGGCTCGCCGCCTATTCGGACACGTGCCTGCGCCGGATCTGGAAGGTGCAGCGCTTCTCCTGGTGGATGACGCAGATGCTCCACACCTTCGACGACGCGTCTCCCTTCGACCGGCGCCGCCAGCTCGCCGAGCTCGACTACCTCACCACCTCCCGCGCCGCCGCGACGACGCTCGCCGAGAACTATGTCGGCCTGCCCATGGACTGGGGGCCGCAATGA
- the pcaG gene encoding protocatechuate 3,4-dioxygenase subunit alpha encodes MAERGVTPSQTVGPFFAYCLTPEAYDARGIAGNEIATPDAPGRRIHVEGRVLDGAGEPVPDAMVEIWQADGEGRYADAAGNAAFRGFARAETDVDGRFVFVTVKPGPVPGHDGVSQAPHIAVSVFARGLLNRLATRIYFDDEPANSGDPVLALVPAERRDTLIARREAEGVYAFDVRLQGEGETVFFEI; translated from the coding sequence ATGGCTGAGCGCGGCGTCACGCCCTCCCAGACGGTGGGCCCCTTCTTCGCCTATTGCCTGACGCCCGAGGCCTACGACGCCCGCGGCATCGCCGGCAACGAGATCGCCACGCCGGATGCGCCGGGCCGGCGCATCCACGTCGAGGGCCGCGTCCTCGACGGGGCCGGCGAGCCGGTGCCGGACGCCATGGTCGAGATCTGGCAGGCGGACGGGGAGGGGCGCTACGCGGACGCGGCCGGCAACGCCGCCTTCCGCGGCTTCGCCCGCGCCGAGACCGACGTCGACGGCCGCTTCGTCTTCGTCACGGTGAAGCCCGGCCCGGTCCCCGGTCACGATGGCGTCTCCCAGGCCCCCCACATCGCCGTCTCGGTCTTCGCCCGCGGGCTGCTCAACCGCCTCGCGACCCGGATCTATTTCGACGACGAGCCCGCCAATTCCGGCGACCCCGTCCTCGCCCTCGTGCCGGCCGAGCGCCGCGACACGCTGATCGCCCGCCGCGAGGCCGAAGGCGTCTACGCCTTCGACGTGCGCCTGCAGGGCGAGGGCGAGACCGTCTTCTTCGAGATCTGA
- the pcaH gene encoding protocatechuate 3,4-dioxygenase subunit beta: MSDTTRAYPRESLSAHPPNDAPAYASTRLRAPRQPLVILPHTLTELTGPVYGHESAAPGESDLTAGHAGPPLGERIVVTGRVLDEDGRPVPHTLIEIWQANSAGRYIHVNDRHDAPIDPNFTGAGRVVTDESGGYAFTTIKPGAYPWRNHHNAWRPAHIHFSLFGPSFVSRLVTQMYFPGDPLLGLDPIYQSIPDPRARERLISSFDIETTTPEWALGYRFDIVLRGRGATPMEDPHHG; encoded by the coding sequence ATGAGCGACACGACGCGCGCCTATCCGCGCGAGAGCCTCTCGGCGCATCCGCCGAACGACGCGCCCGCCTACGCCTCGACGCGCCTGCGCGCGCCCCGCCAGCCGCTCGTGATCCTGCCGCATACGCTCACCGAGCTGACGGGGCCGGTCTACGGGCACGAGAGCGCCGCGCCGGGCGAGAGCGACCTCACCGCCGGCCACGCCGGCCCGCCGCTCGGCGAGCGCATCGTCGTCACCGGCCGCGTCCTCGACGAGGACGGCCGGCCGGTCCCGCACACGCTGATCGAGATCTGGCAGGCGAATTCCGCCGGCCGCTACATCCACGTGAACGACCGCCACGACGCGCCGATCGACCCGAACTTCACCGGCGCCGGCCGCGTCGTCACCGACGAGAGCGGCGGCTACGCCTTCACCACGATCAAGCCCGGCGCCTACCCTTGGCGGAACCACCACAACGCCTGGCGCCCGGCGCACATCCACTTCTCGCTCTTCGGCCCGAGCTTCGTCAGCCGGCTCGTGACGCAGATGTATTTCCCCGGCGATCCGCTGCTCGGGCTCGACCCGATCTACCAGTCGATTCCCGATCCGCGCGCCCGCGAGCGGCTGATCTCGTCTTTCGACATCGAGACGACGACGCCAGAATGGGCGCTCGGCTACCGCTTCGACATCGTGCTGCGCGGGCGCGGCGCGACGCCGATGGAGGACCCGCACCATGGCTGA
- the ispH gene encoding 4-hydroxy-3-methylbut-2-enyl diphosphate reductase — protein sequence MTRRAPLTVLLAAPRGFCAGVDRAIQAVEDARAATDRPVYVRHEIVHNRRVVSDLEAKGVVFVDEVSEIPDGAVTIFSAHGVARAVEDEAATRGLDVIDATCPLVRRVHHEGRRHAAQGRDVVLIGHREHVEVEGVVGQIEGAVHVVASIAEVEALAPRDPAMLAYITQTTLSVDDTKDIIAALKARFPAIVGPDTKTICYATQNRQAAVRALATRAERIVVCGARNSSNTNRLRELASFLGRPARLIEEAHELEEAFVEGVSVIGLTAGASAPEILVRETLARLALWRELTVEEVTTATETTRFAPVEMSVLA from the coding sequence ATGACGCGCCGGGCGCCCCTCACCGTCCTCCTCGCGGCCCCGCGCGGCTTCTGCGCCGGCGTCGACCGCGCGATCCAGGCGGTGGAGGACGCCCGCGCCGCCACCGATCGCCCGGTCTACGTCCGCCACGAGATCGTCCACAATCGCCGTGTCGTCTCCGATCTCGAGGCGAAGGGCGTCGTCTTCGTCGACGAGGTCTCCGAGATCCCCGACGGCGCGGTGACCATCTTCTCCGCCCACGGCGTCGCCCGCGCGGTGGAGGACGAGGCCGCCACCCGCGGGCTCGACGTGATCGACGCCACCTGCCCGCTGGTGCGCCGCGTCCACCACGAGGGCCGCCGCCACGCCGCGCAGGGGCGGGACGTCGTGCTCATCGGCCATCGCGAGCATGTCGAGGTGGAGGGCGTAGTGGGCCAGATCGAGGGCGCCGTCCACGTCGTCGCCTCCATCGCCGAGGTGGAGGCGCTCGCGCCCCGCGATCCGGCGATGCTCGCCTACATCACCCAGACCACGCTCTCCGTCGACGACACGAAGGACATCATCGCGGCCCTGAAGGCGCGCTTCCCCGCCATCGTCGGGCCGGACACGAAGACGATCTGCTACGCCACGCAGAACCGTCAGGCCGCCGTGCGGGCGCTCGCCACCCGCGCCGAGCGCATCGTCGTCTGCGGGGCGCGCAATTCCTCCAACACCAATCGCCTGCGCGAGCTCGCGAGCTTTCTCGGCCGCCCGGCGCGGCTGATCGAGGAGGCGCACGAGCTCGAGGAAGCCTTCGTCGAGGGCGTCTCCGTCATCGGCCTCACCGCCGGCGCCTCCGCGCCGGAAATCCTCGTCCGGGAGACCCTCGCGCGCCTCGCGCTCTGGCGCGAGCTCACGGTCGAGGAGGTCACCACCGCCACCGAGACGACGCGCTTCGCGCCGGTGGAGATGAGCGTTCTCGCCTAG